A single Nostoc sp. PCC 7107 DNA region contains:
- a CDS encoding energy-coupling factor ABC transporter substrate-binding protein — protein sequence MNQSKKGSSNWLLILAVLILAVAPLIFVRGAEFGGADGKAQEAISEIQPEYKPWFKSIFEPASGEIASLLFASQAALGAGFVGYAIGLYKGRSQQRKREE from the coding sequence ATGAATCAGTCTAAAAAAGGGTCGAGTAACTGGCTATTAATATTAGCTGTATTAATTTTAGCTGTTGCACCATTAATCTTTGTCCGTGGTGCAGAATTTGGCGGTGCTGATGGCAAAGCACAAGAAGCTATAAGTGAGATACAACCAGAATATAAACCTTGGTTTAAATCAATTTTTGAACCAGCTAGTGGTGAAATAGCAAGCTTATTATTTGCTTCGCAAGCAGCTTTGGGTGCAGGATTCGTTGGTTATGCTATTGGTTTATATAAAGGACGTTCTCAACAACGAAAACGTGAAGAATGA
- a CDS encoding energy-coupling factor ABC transporter ATP-binding protein: MQEYLLEFEQVFYTYSGAQQSALNGLNLKVPLNQKCALIGQNGCGKTTLFLLANGLYKPDAGVVRWRGEPLTYNRNYLGKLRQQVGLIFQDPEQQLVASTVEEDISYGLCNLDLPVAEIQARVEQVLVEFGLTTLAERPVHHLSLGQKKRVSIADVMVLNPELLLLDEPTAYLDIKHTRNLIATLQKIHQNGTTLIMATHDLDLVYRWADWVFVMDKGQLILEGEPQDVFSQRSLLEELELGVPLIYEMLFDGLAGEDEAVRERVRQRILKLFHDFAS; this comes from the coding sequence ATGCAGGAATATTTACTAGAATTTGAGCAAGTATTTTATACTTATTCTGGCGCACAGCAATCAGCTTTAAATGGACTTAACTTAAAAGTTCCATTGAATCAAAAATGTGCGCTAATTGGACAAAATGGTTGTGGTAAAACCACATTATTTTTACTAGCTAATGGTTTATATAAACCTGATGCTGGCGTTGTGCGGTGGCGCGGAGAACCGTTAACTTATAATCGCAATTATTTAGGTAAATTGCGTCAACAAGTCGGGCTAATATTTCAAGATCCCGAACAACAATTAGTTGCTTCTACAGTTGAAGAAGATATATCTTATGGCTTGTGTAATTTAGACTTGCCAGTTGCAGAAATTCAAGCACGAGTAGAACAAGTGTTAGTGGAATTTGGGTTGACAACTTTAGCAGAAAGACCAGTACATCATTTAAGTTTAGGACAAAAAAAACGAGTTTCTATAGCAGATGTGATGGTATTGAATCCTGAATTATTATTGTTAGATGAACCTACTGCCTATTTAGATATTAAGCATACGCGAAATTTGATAGCAACTCTGCAAAAAATTCATCAAAATGGTACAACTTTAATTATGGCAACCCACGATTTAGATTTGGTTTATCGTTGGGCAGATTGGGTTTTTGTGATGGATAAAGGACAATTGATACTAGAAGGTGAACCACAAGATGTATTTAGTCAGCGTTCTTTATTAGAAGAATTAGAGTTAGGCGTACCATTAATATACGAAATGTTATTTGATGGGTTAGCGGGTGAGGATGAAGCAGTTAGAGAACGGGTACGGCAAAGAATACTAAAATTGTTTCATGATTTTGCATCCTGA
- a CDS encoding protein-glutamate O-methyltransferase CheR, translating into MDINTSDFDYLRQLVYQHSAVVLDGDKTYLAELYLQPIAEAAGFTTITNLITYLRHQPLNDLHIQTIEALVTNETSFFRDTYPFEALKQLVLPDLIKKRCIERSLNIWCAACSHGQEPYSVAILIREHFPLLANWSLNIIASDFSGKVLARAKEGRYNQLEIRRGLPNNLRERYFKLLDNEWQIHDEIRKIINFRQINLIDSWSILPNIDIIFLRNVLIYFDIATKKDLLTKVRQQLNPDGYLFLGSGETTINLHESFERVQFDKSIFYRLRPVASDITPRK; encoded by the coding sequence ATGGATATTAATACTTCGGATTTTGATTATTTACGGCAATTAGTTTATCAGCATTCAGCAGTGGTGTTAGATGGTGATAAAACTTATTTGGCGGAGTTATATTTGCAGCCCATTGCTGAAGCAGCAGGATTTACCACAATTACAAATTTAATTACTTACCTGCGACATCAACCATTGAATGATTTGCATATTCAGACAATTGAGGCATTAGTTACTAACGAAACGTCATTTTTTCGGGATACATATCCTTTTGAAGCATTGAAACAACTGGTTCTGCCAGATTTGATAAAAAAACGGTGCATTGAGCGATCACTCAATATCTGGTGTGCTGCCTGTTCTCATGGACAAGAACCTTATAGCGTCGCTATACTGATTCGTGAGCATTTTCCTTTATTAGCCAATTGGTCTTTAAACATCATTGCTAGTGACTTTTCTGGCAAAGTTTTAGCCCGTGCCAAGGAAGGGCGTTATAACCAATTAGAAATTAGGCGTGGTCTACCTAACAATTTGCGAGAAAGATATTTTAAATTATTAGATAATGAATGGCAAATTCATGATGAAATCCGCAAAATAATAAACTTTCGTCAAATAAATCTTATTGATTCTTGGTCAATTTTACCTAATATTGATATTATCTTTCTTCGCAATGTTTTAATTTATTTTGATATAGCTACTAAGAAAGATTTACTCACCAAGGTGAGACAGCAATTAAACCCAGATGGTTATTTATTTCTGGGTAGCGGGGAAACTACAATCAATCTCCATGAATCATTTGAGCGAGTGCAATTTGACAAGAGTATTTTCTATCGATTGCGTCCAGTCGCTTCAGATATCACACCGAGAAAGTAA
- a CDS encoding energy-coupling factor ABC transporter permease, giving the protein MNRKKQALASLSLMAVISFYLVVGLPKPAYAMHIMEGFLPVQWAIFWWIVALPFFLLGLRSLTRITQANPQLKLLLGLAGAFTFVLSALKIPSVTGSCSHPTGTGLGAVLFGPLTMSVLGSLVLLFQALLLAHGGLTTLGANAFSMAIAGPFAAYWIYNLTIKLGGKAKIAIFLAAAISDLLTYIITSIQLALAFPAPVGGFIASFTKFAGIFALTQIPLAISEGLLTVLVWNWLQSYNPQELELLKLIKREPQGNESV; this is encoded by the coding sequence ATGAACAGAAAAAAGCAGGCTTTAGCTAGTCTCAGCCTGATGGCAGTAATTAGTTTTTATCTAGTAGTTGGTTTACCCAAACCCGCCTACGCTATGCACATTATGGAAGGTTTTTTACCAGTGCAGTGGGCAATTTTTTGGTGGATTGTAGCATTACCATTTTTTTTATTAGGTTTGCGGAGTTTAACGCGCATTACCCAAGCTAACCCCCAACTTAAACTATTACTCGGCTTGGCGGGTGCGTTTACTTTCGTACTTTCCGCATTGAAAATCCCTTCGGTTACAGGTAGCTGTTCTCATCCTACCGGCACAGGGTTAGGTGCGGTGCTGTTTGGCCCCTTAACTATGTCGGTTTTGGGTAGCTTAGTATTGTTATTTCAAGCTTTATTACTAGCACATGGCGGCTTGACAACCTTGGGTGCAAATGCTTTTTCGATGGCGATCGCTGGGCCTTTTGCTGCTTACTGGATATATAATCTGACAATTAAGCTGGGTGGTAAAGCAAAAATCGCCATATTTCTCGCTGCCGCCATCTCAGATTTACTCACCTACATTATTACTTCTATCCAACTCGCCTTAGCTTTTCCTGCGCCCGTTGGTGGCTTTATTGCTTCATTCACCAAGTTCGCAGGCATTTTCGCCCTAACTCAAATCCCTCTCGCAATTAGTGAAGGATTGCTAACTGTATTGGTGTGGAACTGGTTGCAATCTTATAATCCTCAAGAATTAGAATTGCTGAAATTAATCAAACGGGAACCCCAAGGAAATGAATCAGTCTAA
- the cbiQ gene encoding cobalt ECF transporter T component CbiQ, translating into MSLQIDTLAYTNQLRNLPPEHKLIFAFTTLTISLATHPLAQILITLWMVIWTIVYAKIPAGIYFRLLSFTIVFCLTSLPALIVNGVTISDLPKVQLDALYGLTVGQFYIYVSHHGSLQAWAIFTRALASVSCLYFLMLTVPFTEILQTLRYLRFPVLLTDLLLLMYRFIFILLNTVNELLTAQNSRGGYRTWRRGMKSLAILIGQLLQRTLQRYSQFSLGLEARGFVGELRVWHPRRYHPQTRYIIEAVCGCIGLIGLEFWRNAGIFTRI; encoded by the coding sequence ATGAGCCTACAAATAGACACTTTAGCTTACACTAATCAACTACGAAATTTACCACCAGAGCATAAACTAATTTTTGCATTTACTACTCTTACTATTTCCTTGGCTACCCATCCACTAGCACAGATTTTGATAACACTTTGGATGGTTATCTGGACAATTGTTTATGCCAAGATTCCGGCTGGTATTTATTTCCGCTTGTTATCATTTACTATAGTTTTTTGTTTGACTAGTTTACCAGCTTTGATAGTAAATGGGGTGACAATTAGTGATTTGCCAAAGGTGCAATTAGATGCTTTGTATGGGCTAACTGTTGGACAATTCTATATTTATGTTAGTCATCACGGCAGTCTGCAAGCCTGGGCAATTTTTACTAGAGCTTTAGCCTCAGTTTCTTGCTTATATTTTCTCATGTTAACTGTTCCGTTTACGGAAATATTACAAACTCTGCGTTACTTGCGATTTCCTGTGCTGTTAACTGATTTGTTATTACTGATGTATCGGTTTATTTTCATTTTACTGAATACAGTCAATGAACTTTTGACAGCACAAAATTCTCGCGGTGGCTATCGCACTTGGCGACGAGGAATGAAAAGTTTAGCCATATTAATTGGACAACTTTTACAGCGCACATTACAAAGATATAGTCAGTTTTCTCTGGGTTTAGAAGCGCGAGGGTTTGTTGGTGAATTGCGAGTTTGGCATCCTCGCCGCTATCATCCCCAAACCAGATATATCATCGAAGCAGTTTGTGGCTGTATTGGTTTAATCGGATTGGAATTTTGGCGGAATGCAGGAATATTTACTAGAATTTGA
- a CDS encoding methylmalonic aciduria and homocystinuria type D protein — MNYPSVEISEQRSPINLVGDMGQAVQISIHAPSQYICANCEHILPDWKQQPLFWVVIVLQRSQYHLVKSTTEVESEKQRLRQKFMRFGCDVAFDLRDRGYLADLIDPRTGYPLLSRPGAMPHNDTAVVKALLGYPVIKNKCCMLVHPIWGTAVYPSVLISTAPPRLIEIVTKEVGSQHGWEEKV; from the coding sequence GTGAACTACCCCAGCGTTGAAATTTCGGAACAAAGGAGTCCCATAAATTTGGTTGGTGATATGGGACAAGCGGTGCAAATTTCCATTCATGCACCTAGCCAATATATCTGTGCCAACTGCGAACACATATTACCAGATTGGAAACAACAACCTTTGTTTTGGGTGGTAATTGTTTTGCAGCGATCGCAATATCATTTAGTCAAAAGCACAACAGAAGTTGAGTCAGAGAAACAACGCTTACGACAAAAATTTATGCGGTTCGGCTGTGACGTGGCTTTTGATCTGCGCGATCGCGGTTATCTCGCAGATTTAATTGATCCGCGGACTGGTTATCCGTTACTTTCCCGTCCTGGTGCTATGCCCCATAATGATACAGCTGTAGTCAAAGCGTTACTTGGCTATCCAGTTATTAAAAATAAATGCTGTATGCTAGTTCATCCTATTTGGGGTACAGCAGTTTATCCTAGTGTTTTAATCTCAACCGCACCCCCAAGACTCATCGAAATTGTCACAAAAGAAGTCGGCAGTCAGCATGGGTGGGAAGAGAAAGTGTGA
- a CDS encoding thermonuclease family protein — protein sequence MQKLTKQVVLWLSASIIVLGLASCDKFFSASGDLVERVSDGDTLAVKDAKGNKFNVRFACMDAPEVPHSQKERNSSRASDRNQFNWGEKAQARLQQLVKQSGDRVILNITDTDRYQRKVAEVRLKDATFVQEVLLREGLAKVYRPYLNKCPSKDLVQQAEAQAQQQKRGVWSDTKFTNPWEFRSINKKN from the coding sequence ATGCAGAAATTAACAAAACAAGTAGTACTTTGGCTGAGTGCAAGTATCATCGTTTTGGGTTTAGCCAGTTGTGATAAATTTTTTAGTGCTTCTGGAGACTTGGTTGAACGAGTTAGCGATGGGGATACTTTAGCTGTCAAAGATGCGAAAGGTAATAAATTTAACGTGCGCTTTGCTTGCATGGATGCGCCAGAAGTTCCCCATTCGCAAAAAGAAAGGAACAGTAGCCGCGCCAGCGATCGCAATCAATTTAACTGGGGTGAAAAAGCACAAGCACGCTTACAGCAACTAGTAAAACAATCAGGCGATCGCGTTATTCTCAACATCACAGATACTGATCGCTATCAAAGAAAGGTGGCTGAAGTGCGTTTAAAAGATGCTACTTTTGTTCAAGAAGTATTATTAAGAGAAGGTTTAGCTAAGGTATATCGTCCTTATTTAAATAAATGTCCCAGTAAAGATTTAGTTCAACAAGCTGAAGCACAGGCACAACAGCAAAAACGAGGGGTTTGGAGTGATACTAAGTTTACCAATCCTTGGGAGTTTCGCAGTATTAACAAGAAAAATTAA
- a CDS encoding DUF6464 family protein, whose product MRRVSDFVFMAFCTTVWYLLGIISAIATPRMQVREPNQSRNSHNFLEKSDCLFNARSPYIQCAVNPTEVCNQCIYFAEYKEWEY is encoded by the coding sequence ATGAGACGTGTGTCTGATTTTGTGTTCATGGCTTTCTGCACTACAGTTTGGTATTTACTAGGAATCATCTCAGCGATCGCCACACCCAGGATGCAGGTTAGAGAACCAAATCAAAGCCGTAACAGTCATAATTTTTTAGAAAAAAGTGATTGCTTATTTAATGCGCGATCGCCCTATATTCAATGTGCTGTGAATCCGACCGAAGTGTGTAATCAATGTATTTATTTTGCAGAATATAAGGAATGGGAATATTAA